In Candidatus Defluviibacterium haderslevense, the following are encoded in one genomic region:
- the gldE gene encoding gliding motility-associated protein GldE — MEADPAQFIVSSIICIFNLMSLTDLFNLVLLFVFLLGAGLFSGAEVAMFSLSPADLEDIKEEKTESSKMLIYHKNHPRKLLALLLICNTFVNIGTALVVEQLLEHFLPMSSYTNIAMWCVETFGLNSISVDQIINFFYFLVAVVGATSLILLFGEVTPKIYAQLNNRKLALWMAIPLRFVDIILKPLTFVLVGMTNKVEKRLLERRVGMNTSSKEELDAAIDLAVSQDIGSLRQVDMLKGIIKFNDVSTTQVMTSRTEVYAAAFNDNYFQVLDLVKECGFSRLPVYHDDIDHVTGILYAKDLIAHLDKDKDFEWQQLIRTNLFYVPESRKIHDLLNDFQVKKVHLAIVVDEYGGTSGIVTLEDIMEEIVGEIQDEFDDQHELNFTRLDSHNFLFDGKTLINDMCRVLGIDAYVFDAVRGSADSIAGLVLEQTNEMPKADQEITIVNFKFKVISVNKRRIEQIKVTI, encoded by the coding sequence TTGGAAGCTGATCCCGCACAATTTATAGTAAGTTCAATAATTTGTATATTTAATTTAATGTCACTCACTGATTTATTTAACCTGGTCCTATTATTTGTATTTCTATTAGGGGCAGGTTTATTTTCTGGGGCTGAAGTAGCCATGTTTTCATTGAGTCCTGCTGATTTAGAAGATATCAAGGAAGAAAAAACAGAATCTTCTAAAATGTTGATTTATCATAAGAATCATCCTCGAAAGCTTCTTGCATTATTATTGATTTGTAACACATTCGTAAATATTGGAACTGCCCTGGTTGTTGAACAACTTTTGGAACATTTTTTACCCATGTCATCATATACGAATATTGCTATGTGGTGTGTAGAAACATTTGGTTTAAATTCTATTTCTGTTGATCAAATTATTAATTTCTTCTATTTTTTAGTAGCTGTAGTTGGAGCGACATCACTTATTTTACTTTTTGGTGAAGTAACTCCCAAAATATATGCTCAGTTAAATAATAGAAAATTGGCACTTTGGATGGCTATTCCGTTGCGTTTTGTTGATATCATTTTAAAGCCTTTGACATTTGTTCTTGTCGGGATGACCAATAAAGTTGAAAAGAGATTACTAGAAAGGAGAGTTGGGATGAATACTTCTTCAAAAGAAGAATTGGATGCAGCTATTGATCTGGCGGTCAGCCAAGATATAGGATCTTTAAGGCAAGTTGATATGTTGAAGGGAATTATCAAATTTAATGATGTTTCAACAACTCAAGTAATGACTTCAAGAACAGAAGTCTATGCAGCTGCATTTAATGATAATTATTTTCAAGTTCTAGATTTAGTCAAGGAATGTGGATTTTCAAGATTACCTGTATATCATGATGATATTGATCATGTAACTGGAATTTTATATGCTAAAGATTTGATTGCACATTTAGATAAAGATAAAGATTTTGAGTGGCAACAATTAATTCGAACAAATTTATTTTATGTCCCAGAATCAAGAAAGATTCATGATTTATTAAATGACTTTCAGGTTAAAAAAGTACATCTCGCAATAGTTGTTGACGAGTATGGCGGAACAAGTGGTATAGTAACCTTAGAGGATATTATGGAGGAAATTGTTGGTGAAATTCAAGACGAATTTGATGATCAGCATGAATTAAATTTTACACGATTAGATAGTCACAATTTTCTATTCGATGGAAAAACTTTGATTAATGATATGTGCCGTGTTTTAGGTATTGATGCCTACGTTTTTGATGCTGTAAGAGGATCTGCAGATTCAATTGCTGGATTAGTATTAGAACAGACTAATGAAATGCCAAAGGCAGACCAAGAGATAACTATTGTAAACTTTAAATTCAAAGTAATTAGCGTTAATAAACGAAGAATAGAACAAATTAAAGTTACTATTTAA
- a CDS encoding DUF4197 domain-containing protein gives MKNLTLIWVCLITFLSTSCSSGQFGKILKDVKKAVDLDELSTDEVALGLKEALNKGTSAGSDQLSAKGGYLNSAYKILLPPDAKMIMDKLSIVPGFEKVEVTLIEKINSAAEDAAIKAKPIFLSAIKQMTIKDAWNILKGQDNAATEYLIKNTNQPLYNEFKPVIVESLNKFGALDYWSSAVSKYNKIPLVKQMNPDISDHITNKALEGLFKKIAEEELNIRHNFASRTSDLLKRVFSKQDK, from the coding sequence ATGAAAAATTTAACGTTAATCTGGGTTTGTCTAATCACATTTTTATCTACCTCATGTAGCTCAGGTCAATTTGGAAAGATATTAAAGGATGTAAAAAAAGCTGTAGACTTAGATGAATTAAGTACAGATGAAGTAGCATTAGGTCTTAAAGAAGCTTTAAATAAGGGCACTTCAGCAGGATCAGATCAATTATCAGCAAAAGGTGGTTACTTAAATAGTGCATATAAAATTTTACTGCCGCCTGATGCCAAAATGATCATGGACAAATTGAGTATAGTCCCTGGTTTTGAGAAAGTTGAAGTTACCTTAATAGAAAAAATTAATTCAGCTGCTGAAGATGCTGCTATAAAAGCAAAACCAATTTTTCTATCAGCCATAAAACAAATGACCATCAAAGATGCTTGGAATATCCTTAAAGGACAAGATAATGCAGCTACTGAATATTTAATTAAAAATACCAATCAACCTTTATACAATGAATTTAAACCTGTAATAGTGGAATCGTTGAATAAATTTGGAGCATTAGATTATTGGTCTTCAGCTGTTTCGAAATATAATAAAATTCCACTGGTTAAGCAAATGAATCCTGATATATCAGATCATATTACTAACAAAGCACTTGAGGGTTTATTTAAGAAAATAGCGGAAGAAGAATTAAATATTAGACATAATTTTGCTTCAAGGACATCAGATTTACTCAAACGAGTATTCTCAAAACAAGACAAATAA
- the ssb gene encoding single-stranded DNA-binding protein, whose product MLNRVTLIGNLGKDPEIRTTESGVTRANFTLATNENYKDRNGNWQKSTEWHDLVMWRSMADRAKVLRKGMLVYVEGKLTHRKWQDKEGKDHYLAEVTVEMLRILEKKEHWSTNLSNGASDQASDPKKEETTHLDDVNLDDQVTF is encoded by the coding sequence ATGCTTAATAGAGTTACTTTAATCGGGAATTTAGGCAAAGATCCTGAAATTCGGACTACAGAAAGTGGAGTGACCAGGGCAAATTTCACATTAGCTACCAATGAAAATTATAAGGATAGAAATGGAAATTGGCAAAAAAGTACGGAATGGCATGATCTTGTAATGTGGCGGAGTATGGCAGATCGGGCAAAGGTTTTAAGAAAAGGTATGTTAGTTTATGTTGAAGGAAAGTTAACCCATAGAAAATGGCAGGATAAAGAGGGCAAAGATCATTACCTTGCGGAAGTAACAGTTGAAATGTTAAGAATATTGGAAAAGAAAGAACATTGGAGTACAAATCTTTCAAATGGGGCATCTGACCAAGCTAGTGATCCTAAGAAAGAAGAAACCACTCATCTCGATGATGTCAACCTTGATGATCAAGTAACATTTTAA
- the recA gene encoding recombinase RecA, which produces MSKERDEKLKALQLTVDRLEKTYGKGSIMKLGDKPVLDEVDSISTGSISLDMALGIGGFPKGRVVEIYGPESSGKTTLAIHAIAECQKKGGIAAFIDAEHAFDRAYAEGLGVDTENLLISQPDNGEQALEITENLIRSGAIDIIVIDSVAALVPRSEIEGEMGDSKMGLQARLMSQALRKLTGTIGKTGCCCIFINQLREKIGVMFGNPETTTGGNALKFYASIRLDIRRSGSAIKDKDGQVTGNRVKVKVVKNKLSPPFRVAEFDIEYGHGISKAGEIVDLGADLNVLTKSGSWYAYESTKVAQGRDAAKQFMLDNPEVAKEIEEKIKLKLASGKLIKVETAVGED; this is translated from the coding sequence ATGTCAAAAGAACGCGATGAAAAATTAAAAGCCCTCCAATTGACCGTTGATCGATTAGAGAAAACCTATGGTAAAGGTTCCATTATGAAGCTTGGTGATAAACCTGTTTTAGACGAAGTTGATAGTATTTCAACCGGATCTATCAGTTTAGACATGGCGTTAGGAATAGGTGGATTTCCTAAAGGAAGAGTTGTAGAAATTTATGGCCCGGAAAGCTCTGGTAAAACTACATTGGCCATTCATGCCATTGCTGAATGTCAGAAAAAAGGCGGTATTGCAGCTTTTATTGATGCAGAACATGCTTTTGATCGAGCTTATGCTGAAGGTTTAGGAGTTGATACTGAAAACCTACTCATTTCTCAACCTGATAATGGTGAGCAGGCATTAGAAATTACTGAAAACTTAATCAGATCAGGAGCAATCGATATTATTGTTATAGATTCGGTGGCTGCTTTAGTTCCAAGAAGTGAAATTGAAGGAGAAATGGGTGATTCCAAAATGGGCTTACAAGCTCGATTAATGTCACAGGCCTTACGTAAACTGACCGGTACAATTGGGAAGACGGGTTGTTGTTGTATTTTCATTAATCAACTCAGAGAAAAAATCGGTGTAATGTTTGGTAATCCTGAAACTACTACAGGAGGAAATGCACTCAAATTTTATGCCTCAATACGTTTAGATATTAGACGAAGTGGTTCAGCAATAAAAGACAAGGATGGTCAAGTAACAGGAAATCGTGTAAAAGTTAAGGTTGTAAAAAATAAACTTTCTCCACCATTTCGGGTAGCTGAATTTGATATTGAATATGGACATGGGATCAGTAAGGCAGGTGAAATCGTAGATTTAGGAGCTGACCTTAATGTATTAACTAAAAGCGGTAGTTGGTACGCTTATGAAAGTACTAAAGTAGCTCAAGGAAGAGATGCTGCTAAACAATTTATGTTAGATAATCCTGAGGTAGCTAAAGAAATTGAAGAAAAAATAAAACTAAAACTTGCTTCGGGTAAATTAATTAAAGTGGAAACTGCAGTTGGAGAAGATTAA
- the mutY gene encoding A/G-specific adenine glycosylase, with translation MSFHLCKVLLHLGVITYKTFRKKLFNWCEENPRLMPWVNEQDIYKIWISEIILQQTRSEQAQPYYEKIIKNYPDVHALASATQNELFKVWEGLGYYRRAVNLHITAQYIVSNLNGNFPKSYDQILGLKGVGPYTAAAIASFGYNLPYAVLDGNVIRVLSRIFGIEQDPKTTNGKRILQEYADKCLDKLNPSKYNQAIMNFGAIWCTPKTPKCGLCPFYETCIAFQENLITLLPYKAKKAKLKKRFFHYLLPVFNNSETPIRQRKEKDIWNGLYEFILLETKSPKVLSKDRIIKHTNLQQIPITSVNGIEVYETNQKLTHQSIHVKFYLYKVDKQLKIKKTDQFIVLNSENLMNFAFPRVIRVFLNQIANKTSLNA, from the coding sequence TTGTCATTCCATTTGTGCAAAGTCCTATTACATTTGGGTGTGATTACATACAAAACATTTAGGAAAAAGTTATTCAATTGGTGTGAAGAAAACCCAAGACTTATGCCATGGGTAAATGAACAGGATATATATAAAATTTGGATTTCAGAAATTATTCTTCAGCAAACACGGTCTGAACAGGCTCAACCCTATTATGAAAAAATAATTAAAAATTACCCGGATGTCCACGCATTAGCTTCAGCAACTCAAAATGAACTTTTTAAAGTTTGGGAAGGACTGGGATATTATAGAAGAGCAGTTAATTTGCATATTACAGCACAATATATAGTTTCTAATTTAAATGGGAATTTTCCTAAATCATATGATCAAATTTTAGGGTTAAAAGGTGTTGGTCCATATACGGCTGCTGCAATAGCATCTTTTGGATATAACTTACCATATGCAGTTCTAGATGGAAATGTTATCCGTGTGCTATCTAGAATTTTTGGAATCGAACAAGATCCTAAAACAACCAATGGTAAAAGAATTTTGCAAGAATACGCAGATAAATGTTTAGATAAATTGAATCCAAGTAAGTATAATCAGGCAATTATGAATTTTGGGGCCATTTGGTGTACTCCAAAAACCCCAAAATGTGGTCTTTGCCCTTTCTACGAAACATGTATTGCCTTTCAAGAAAACTTAATCACCTTATTACCCTATAAAGCTAAAAAAGCCAAACTGAAAAAACGATTTTTTCATTATTTGCTCCCAGTATTTAATAATTCGGAAACGCCTATTAGACAAAGAAAAGAAAAGGATATTTGGAATGGTTTATATGAATTTATTCTACTAGAGACGAAAAGCCCAAAAGTATTATCAAAAGATCGAATTATTAAACATACTAACTTACAGCAAATTCCAATTACTTCAGTTAATGGTATTGAGGTTTATGAAACAAATCAAAAATTAACTCACCAATCAATTCATGTTAAATTTTATTTATATAAAGTTGACAAACAATTAAAAATAAAAAAAACTGACCAATTTATAGTGTTAAATAGCGAAAACTTAATGAATTTTGCTTTTCCTCGAGTAATTCGAGTATTTTTAAACCAAATTGCTAATAAAACCAGTCTAAATGCTTAA